The sequence ATCTTTCAGAAACAAACCCATTTCTCATAATTTTTTTAATCCTTCCTTAGCCTTTTTGCGGGATGTAACTGCTTACTACCCTTCCGACACCACGTAGCTGTTTGTAATATGACTGACTAACCTCGTCTCCCTGTTCCGAAAGAAGGTCAATTCCAATACCATTTCGTCCTTTATCTTTACCAGAACTATGGATGTATTTATCATCTCCCAAATAAAGCCCTACATGAGTTGCTTTTTGAGGAGTCCCAAAAAATATTAAATCACCTTCCTGTAAAGAGTTTGCATCAAAATTCTCTACAGTACAAACTTGTTTTAGAAATGCTTCTTGCTGGTAAGCATCTCTTGGTAAGCGAATCCCTACAGAAGCAAAAGCTTTTTGCATCAGCCCCGAGCAATCAAAATTCGGCCCCACAGTACCACCCCAAAGGTAGTAATTTGGTTGTTGCATAGCTTTGCGAGTAAATGCGATAACTTCGGGTATCAGTTTCTTTATTTGGGCTTCAGAAAATGATTTAATTTGCAATGGTTCAACTGCTGGTGATAATGATTTCAGATCGCTTATCGACAACCAACCGGGATAATCATCTTCACACAAGCATACCTGTACGGAGGTGGAATTTAAAGTGTCTAAGATTACATTTAGATGCCTTCCTTTCTCAGCTTGAGTTGATAAGTCCTTGCATTCGGGAGAATCGTAGATATTCAAATCGGCTTCAGTTACGTATTCAACGTTTACTTGCAATTCCTCTTGAGAGACCATAAAAATTTGTAAGTATTAACAACGAATTTTAATTCAAAATTGGACGACGACTATGTTTTTTAAGCACGACGAACAACTAGAACAACTCGGTAATGGTATTTTAGAGGCTACTTGGGCTAAATTTCCTACGTTAGCTCGTAACCAAATTGCCTTAACTTGGATTATTTACGACCCTCCGGTACCTGTAAATACTGGTGGTGCTTTAACTCCCAATGCTTTCTGGAATCATTCTGTACGCGGTTTTAATTATCGTGGTGGAGAAAGAATTTATCCGGCTTCTGTAATCAAGCTGTTTTATTTACTTGCAGTACATGAATGGCTGGAGAAAGGCATGGTTGAGAACTCAGAAGAGTTACAGCGAGCCTTGCGGGATATGATTGTAGATTCTAGTAATGATGCTACCAGCTTAATTGTAGATGTACTAACTGGTACAACTTCCGGCCCAGAATTACCCCCCGGACCTTTTGAAACGTGGAAACAGCAGCGTCATCTTGTGAACCGCTACTTACAATCTTTAGGCTGGGAAGAATTACAGGCAGTAAATGTATGCCAAAAAACCTGGGGTGATGGCCCATACGGAAGAGAACGGGCATTTTACGGACAGTTATTAGAAAATCGCAATATGTTAACTACTAACGCGATCGCGAGATTATTGCACGCTATCGTTGGTGGGGTTGCAGTCAGCGCCACACGTTCCCAAGAAATGATGAATGTCATGAAGCGCAGTTTAAATCCTGATGAATTACCCAAAGATGTAGAAGAAGACCAAATTACTGGTTTTTTAGGTAGTAGTCTTCCCCAAGCAGCGAAAATATGGTCAAAAGGTGGCTGGACTTCTTCTGTATTTCACGACGTGGCTTATATTGAGATACCAGACAAGCGTCCTTATCTATTAATTGTATTTACAGAAGGGAAAGCAAACGCTAAAAGTCGAGAAATTTTACCTTTTGTTTCTGGGCAGGTTATGGAAGCGGTTAGCGGTATGGAATAGGTAGAGGGGGGAAGAGTTGGGAGAGGGGGTAGAGAGGTAGAAAAATTCCTCACTACTCGCTACTCACTCTCCAAACTGGGATAATCAATATATCCCTCTTCTCCACTGGTATAGAAAGTACTGCGGTCGTATTTATTAAGTTCGGCATTCAAAGCGAAACGTTTGGGTAAATCGGGATTGGAAACAAATAAACGACCGTATGCTATAAAATCAGCATGATTATCTTTGATGAATTCTTCTCCCGTTTCGCGAGTGTAACCCCCTGCGGTAATAATTGTTTCCTTAAAAATGGGGCGGAAAAATTTTGCTCCTAAACCCGTACCGTCATCTTCAATAGTTACATTACCTTTGATGCGCGGTTCAACTATGTGAAGATAAGCTATTTCTAAGCGATTCAATTGTTCGGCAACATAACCGAAAGTGGCAGCCGGATTGGAATCATGCATATCGTTAAAAATACTGCTAGGAGATAAGCGTACACCTACTCTTTCTCTACCCCAAACATCTATTGCTGCTTGAGTAATTTCCAAAAGAAAACGCGCTCTATTTTCTATCGAACCACCATATTCATCAGTTCTATGATTCGCATTATCCTGTAGAAATTGGTCGGGTAAATAGCCATTTCCAGCATGAATTTCTACTCCATCAAAACCAGCTTCTAATGCGTTTTTCGCTCCTTGTCGAAACTGCTCGATAATTCCAGGAATTTCCTCTAACTTTAATTCTCTAGGAGTTACGTGGGGAAATTGTCCTTCAGGAAGATCGGCTAGATAATCAGCAGCAATAGCACTGGGAGCAACGGGTATGTCACCTTCTTCCAGTAAAGCTGGATGAGCAACTCTTCCTGCGTGCCATAGCTGTAAAAATATTTTGCCACCTTTATTGTGTACGGCTTTGGTAATTTGTTTCCAACCTTCTATTTGTTCTCGATTGTAAATCCCTGGTGTGTTGGCATAACCAAGTCCGTTACGAGCTACTTGAGTTGCTTCACTAATAATTAATCCAGCAGAAGCCCGTTGAGCATAATAAATAGTATTCATCGGTTGGGGGACAAAACCATTACCCGCACGACAGCGAGTTAAAGGAGCGAGAATCATTCGATTTTCTAATTTCATATCACCCAAAGTAGCGGGAGAAAGTAATTCGAGGTTGCTAGCAGTTGCGGTAGTCATAATTTGTCTCCTTGTGAATGTGTTAGTTCTTTTCTCAACCATGTTTTGAGATTAACTTCATTCACTAAAGATGTGAATACAGCTTTTGTGCCAAACACTTTTGCGTTTTATGCAAAAATAATTCACTTTTTTATGTA comes from Rivularia sp. PCC 7116 and encodes:
- a CDS encoding C40 family peptidase; the encoded protein is MVSQEELQVNVEYVTEADLNIYDSPECKDLSTQAEKGRHLNVILDTLNSTSVQVCLCEDDYPGWLSISDLKSLSPAVEPLQIKSFSEAQIKKLIPEVIAFTRKAMQQPNYYLWGGTVGPNFDCSGLMQKAFASVGIRLPRDAYQQEAFLKQVCTVENFDANSLQEGDLIFFGTPQKATHVGLYLGDDKYIHSSGKDKGRNGIGIDLLSEQGDEVSQSYYKQLRGVGRVVSSYIPQKG
- a CDS encoding serine hydrolase; translated protein: MFFKHDEQLEQLGNGILEATWAKFPTLARNQIALTWIIYDPPVPVNTGGALTPNAFWNHSVRGFNYRGGERIYPASVIKLFYLLAVHEWLEKGMVENSEELQRALRDMIVDSSNDATSLIVDVLTGTTSGPELPPGPFETWKQQRHLVNRYLQSLGWEELQAVNVCQKTWGDGPYGRERAFYGQLLENRNMLTTNAIARLLHAIVGGVAVSATRSQEMMNVMKRSLNPDELPKDVEEDQITGFLGSSLPQAAKIWSKGGWTSSVFHDVAYIEIPDKRPYLLIVFTEGKANAKSREILPFVSGQVMEAVSGME
- a CDS encoding alkene reductase; its protein translation is MTTATASNLELLSPATLGDMKLENRMILAPLTRCRAGNGFVPQPMNTIYYAQRASAGLIISEATQVARNGLGYANTPGIYNREQIEGWKQITKAVHNKGGKIFLQLWHAGRVAHPALLEEGDIPVAPSAIAADYLADLPEGQFPHVTPRELKLEEIPGIIEQFRQGAKNALEAGFDGVEIHAGNGYLPDQFLQDNANHRTDEYGGSIENRARFLLEITQAAIDVWGRERVGVRLSPSSIFNDMHDSNPAATFGYVAEQLNRLEIAYLHIVEPRIKGNVTIEDDGTGLGAKFFRPIFKETIITAGGYTRETGEEFIKDNHADFIAYGRLFVSNPDLPKRFALNAELNKYDRSTFYTSGEEGYIDYPSLESE